TATTATGAGCCCAGTCAAACACCCACAGAGTCTCCAGCCTTGAGATATTCAAAACACAACTGAACGTGGCCCAGAGCACCCTGCTCTCAGCATGGTTAGGATTTTAGGTGATCTCCAGTGGAGATTTCAACCATTCCACAAGTTCTCTCCAACACCTCACTCACactccctggcagtgtccaaggccaggttggatggggcttggagtaacctggtgtagtggaaggtgcccctgcccacggcagggctggagggaggtgagctttaagatcccttcccactcagcccagtctgtgattctgtcatttTCTTTAACCACTAAAGTAATGACTCCTATGGAGAAAACAGAGCTGCCACCTCTTTTCCCTAAAAGAAAAGTAGTTCCAAGAATGGCAGTCCCAGCAGGAGAAAGGTCCAAAGTGCTCTGCAAActcccagcagggagcagctgccatCCACCCTCTGCCCACACTTCACTTCCATCCAAAGCCACCCAAGCAGAGGCTGTTTCTGGATCCAGGACCCCTTTCACAGCCCGACAGCGGGACAGCTCTTCCCACCCCCTCTTCCCATGGGGGGAAGCAGCACCTCCCTGGTAACAGCAGCAAGGTGGGGGGAAATCAAATCCATAAATTTAAGGGGACGTGATGTACCAGTGCCCTCTGCTGCTGACAGTTTTTATTCCCTGACTGAACAAAACCCCGAGGGCTCACGAAGGCCACTCCAAACTCTTGCTGCCAAGCGGTAACAGCACTGCTCAGCTCCAGGTTTGTGTCCGCGCCAGCAGCTCGAGAGCAGGGAGCATATGACAAACTGCAGCACTTCCAGGCTCACACCgcactgggaagcagcagggagggatccaCGCTTGGCTGgctctgtgcaggcagcaggggatCACAGCCTGCACAACCCCTCACacctccctgcagcacctctcccTCCAAGGAGATCCTTGGACATGGCCTGGTTGGAGGACTCACCTTGAACCTGGGCACTCAGCTTCTCCAGGTCCTGCTCTGTCATGTGGGAAAATCTGCAGTTGGACCCAAAATCACACTGTCCTGCAATGAAACAGTGAGATTGGaaaattcagtttcaaaatTCTCTAGATTAcatattaggaaatatttcttcacacAAAGGGTTGTaaagcattggaatgggctgctcaGAGAAGTGGTGCAGTCACCactcctggaagtgctcaaaaaaGTGTGTGAATGTGGCGCCTGGTGACATGGTTTAACGATGAACATGGTGGTGTTGTACTGACgtttggacttgatgatcttaaaggtcttatCCAACTTTAATAATTctgggaaaagccagagttccATGAGAACCACCCACAAGAGGTCCTTGTGCAAGCAAACCCAGGCTCCATCACACCTGGATGCCAGACACAGGCCCAAAGCCCTCCCTCCAGCCTTGGGCTGcctctggaaggagctgctgaacCCAGGCACTTCTTTGCACTCAGAACCCCTCACCTGTTTGCAGAAACTTCCGACAAGGTTTCTTGGTTTGCTCTTCCTGCAGGATAGCAGCAGCATCTGGGGAGACAAGGGGTGAACCCAGGTAAAGATCCTGGGCACAGCAAAATCCCGTCACGTCCAGTCCCAAACCGGTCAGGGACCAGAAGGAAGCAGAGGGACACCCTGGTTTCACAGCCAGTTTAACCCACTCCCACTGCAGGCGGGCACTAACACACCTGGAACTGTGTGCTGAGACAGGTCAGAGCCTCACATGAGGGATTCACCTCTGAGACTGCCTGATTCAGCAGCACCACGTGCTCAATCCACAGGCACACGGAGTGTATAAACCATCAgtgctgatttattttctcttcccactCATCCATCACCTCCCCAGTCCCAGGAAGGGAGTGGCAGACAGCTGGGAGCACCCACCTCGGAATAAGTCGTACCACACTCTCTTAGCCCGGAGATGCTGCACTCCATTGAGGTGTTTCTTCCTGTTGTGCAGGTTGTCCTGGAAGGACCTGTCACAGTAGTCACAGAAGTACCTTTTCCCCATCTCTGTCCTGGCAAAACAGCATCAGCATGTCCTGGAATCACCAGGCAGCTCCTCGGCGCCCAGCCGTGGGAATGGAGGATCCAGGATTTACAGTGCCTGCTTCCAAAGGAGGAGAACTCAAATCACTTAGGGCTGGCAGACAGAGAAAGAGGTGAGACACAACAGTTTATATCCTTGTCCATCACAGACTGCTGGGGCAGGATCGGCTGCCTGCACATGGGAGAAAAGGCCTGATCTGCATTTATCTCTGTCACACAAAGCCACAACAGCTCTGCCGGAAGGATTCTCCTTCCCTGAGTTCAGaccacagaaaacagagagCCACAGGCTCCAGGGAAGGTGCAGCACAAACCATCCAAGGTGcaaacaggaggagctggaggtccTGGGGACCACTGACCCAAACATCCACGAGCTGATAcaaaagaggaaggaaactCCCCCGTGTCCATCTCTGCAAGGTAAGGAAGAAACTCAGCAAAGTTCATTTTATCCTCAGAGATAAAACAGCAGCTGATCTCACCTGTGCTGCAGGTGGGAAGCTGCATTACAAACACTACAGGACAGATTTCCTACAAACCACTGAGCCCTGTTTTTTCCTGTACATCATGGACTGCTCTCCTCATCCCCCCCAGCCTATGGCACCCAGGTGTGTCTGCTCTGAGTACAGCACTAAGATCACAACAGAATTTGGGAGCTGCCACCTGCGCTGGGCCTGGAGCCACTGTCAGTGCAGGTGAGATCAGCTTGTGTTTTATCCTTCAGACACCTGTCCCCATCAGATGTCCCTGCTGGAGGTGCAACAAACACCCTGAAGGAGCTGCAAGCTCTCTCCTGAGAGATATAAAGGTACCTGATGAATGGCAAAGATGAATGGACTGGGAGATAAACTCCAAAAGCAATTCTCCAGGTTTTGACACTTTGACAGCtgaatgcatttaaaaagtGGCGCAGAGACCGGCacaagaaataaagattttataaataaaacgGGTCCAGAATCAATCACAGCCCCCTGGCCGACTCCTCCAGCTCAGCACAAAGAGCAGGGCACCAGGCAATCCCTCAGAGCCCAGCGTGCCCAGCTCAGGCAGGGAAGCCAAGCCTCCTGCCAgacatccatcccagcaggagcacCAGCACCAcattcccctcctcctctgctcccaggaaccaCTGCTTCCAAATCAAACCCCTGGGAATCTCCGAGGCCTCACACCACAAGTTAAAGCAAAGCTGCATTCGATGGGAAGAccttctgagatttttttaattggattgAACAGCTCCACACTGAAGGTAAAATGTTCAGATATTCCAAGTGAACTGGAAATCTCGTGTTGAGGTTCTTTCCTGGGGGATGTGTGCTGGGACCACAAATCCCACACGCCCTGGGTgatcccagctcagctctgcagggcttgAGGTCTGAGATCGTCCTCCTCCAAAGAATCCAAACACAAGCACTGCCTAATGAGGATGGAGCCATACATTCCCTCACCCTCTGCATCCCTGAGCTTTGCAGCCAGGTTTGCAGCACTGTGGTGGGGCTGCTGGAATTCAGAGGGAACAAGTCTGGCCCACTGGCAGGGTCTGCTTCTAAATACTGAAAAATCCCTGTTCCACATGTTATTCCACAGTctcccagagctcctggtgACACAAAAAGCTCCCTGTCtcagctgctggctcctgcacTCCATCTCTGCAGAAGAGAATGCTgcaaacagggaaaacaaatgaGATTCTGCAGTGGTCCCACACAAGTTTCCAGAGATCTCCCAGGGAATTCTGTCTGCggaagcccagcagcagccagcctttGAAATCATATTTCAAACTTTCTCTTTCATCACCCCGACAGCAATAATTGCAGAAgttccttccccctcctcccccaacAAGCAGGGCAGAAAGCTCCTACGGATTCCAGATCCCACATCCCACGGCTGCCTGCTCCCAAATTCTCCAAGTAATTCCCATTGCAGGGGACAGATGGAGTGTAAAAAGCAATTAGAAGAGTATCAGATTCTCCCTGAGACTTCCCCCTTCAGTGATTATACCCAACACTTATTCCCATCTTTTCAAGGATTCCACTGCACGGATACCTCGCTGCGTTCTGCCAACTCTCTGCAACACCAGCACTTCCCAGCGCTCTGTGAGTCCAGGGGAGTAAAAAGCTGCTTCTGAGCAGCACCAACCTATTTCCATCTCCCCAAACGGCTCCAGCAGTAAACAAAGAGCATTATTCAGCTGAAAACAGAGATGGTTCCTAATTAAATCCATCTTAGTCATTATGAAATAAAGTAAATGTAGCTGTTCTATAAAGAACTGCCTCAGCCTGGCCGTTTCCTCTCAGCATCTCCAGCCCCTGATTTGCAACTGAATCAGGGAGCTCAGACCTGGACCCACTGCAGCCATAAACGCTTCCAGCCACGCTTTGTGCTAGCTTAAAAGTctgaataaatgcaaataaaacccccccccaacaaCCCAGGGCGTTGTGTTGTATGAATGTGTAACAGCAATGCTGCGTGGAGTCTCCTGGAGCCCTGTTGGGTGAGCAATGTCCTGTCGTGAGGCACCTCGAAGGTGACAGCGAGGGGCTTGGGACAACTCCAGCCAAGGTATCCTGGGCACCATcccacattttcccttctccagctgctgccagaaccCTCCACGCTGCTCTGCATCAGCTGCAGATTTTATCTCGGACTCTCCGGGGTGTTTCACCAGGCAGAGGGAGGAAGGTGACCCTGGAAGGGGCACAGGCTCCTCTGTGTCtggggggagctgctgctctccacacCGAGCCCCAGGAGGTGCTGCCGGGCCTTGACCTCAATTTCCTGCTTTCTCACAGCCCGGGCTCGGGGCCATTCCAGCCACCTTGGATACCCAGGCAGATGTGAATTAATTAAATCCAAGTGTCAGGCTTATGATACTCAGCTGCCAATTTAAATGGGCTCAGATCTGCGGGGAGACTTGGAATGGCAGCAGAATCTGCCAACACCTTCCCAATGACAGAGCACAGATCCTGCTTTCCATTACACCCAGAGgaaatcagagaatcatggaatgatttggattggaagggaccttgaagctcatccagtcccacccctgccctgggcagggacctctcccactgtcccaggctgctccaaccccagtgtccaacctggccttgggcactgccagggatccaggggcagccacagctgctctgggcaccctgtgccaggccctgcccaccctgccagggaacaattcctgcccaatctcccatccagccctgccctctggcagtgggaagccattccctgtgtcctgttgtagaatcatggaatggttgggttggaagggaccttaaagctcatctcattccaacccctgccacaGGTAGGGACATCCGCTGGAAATCCAGAGCTTAATTCAGGATCAGCACCAACCTGACCACACACAAACCACCCTGGTGGCAGCAATGAGCAGCTGGAGGAATTTGTCTTAGATAATCCAGAGCAGttacatttgaaaaataaaaaattaagtttttctgAGCACTGATCTGTggtgagcaggaaaaaaacccagggcacggctggagctgggccagggcaggctcaggctggagatcaggaaaggttcttccccagagggtgctggcacagcccaggctccccagggaatgggcacggccccgaggctgccagagctccaggagccttgggacagcgctgccagggatgcccagggtgggattgttggggggtctgggcagggacaggggctgggctggatgatcctGTGGGTCTCTTCCCACTCGAGATATTCTGGGGTTCCAAAGGGATAACACGGTATAGGAATGTGCCAGGCACCTTCCAGGCTTCCAGAACAAGCAGAGGTCTTGTCCTAACTCAGAAAAATCCCACAGACCCCCACAGTCATTGCATGAGagaacaaatacaaataaatcaGGATAAATTACTCTGCAGCCAGACCTTGTGCTACTTCTGAGTGGGtgagacaaacaaaacaacagagcAGTGTCACTTGAGGGTCAGCTCTGGAATTTCATGTAGATACTTGTTTAACAACAGCCCTGTGGCGAAACAGCTTCAGTGTTAGGATTCCCCTGTCCGTTCTGCCCTCCTAAATCCAAATTTACCTCTCTCCCATGTGTGCTAGAGTcaccccagggctgctcagccctCACTGAGgtttaaaagagagaaacacaAAGAGAGGGCAGCAAATGGGAACGTTCCCACTTTTGTTCTGCCCCATGGGGCCAGGTCCCACTCATCCCGAGGCCTCTGGAGCAGCTGTCAGAGGCTGctctggcactggcacaggatgcccagcgcagctgtggctgcccctggatcgcTGGAAattttcaaggccaggctggacggggcttggagcagcctgggacagtggaaggtgtccctgattGCGGCAGGAGGCGGCTCTGGCtgagcttcaaggtcccttccaaccaaaccattccatgactcaTGAGCCGCATACCTGCCACCCACTCCCCGAACACTGGCACCAACCACCTTTTGCGACCCCAAACTGCAGAAAACACCCCGAATCCACCCCGAATCCCCTCCCACCCACCTTCCGGGGGTGAACCGAGGGCAGTGACCGCAGTCTCTTTCCTGTTCCTGTCACCCTTGGCCGGAcacccgggcagggcagggctggcccggGCTGTCTCTGCCCCCatcagccccggccccgctgccccctGGCCCCAGCACCAACTGGGTCCCGCCTCAGCCACGGCCGGGCCGGTTTCACCGCACAAAGCCGGGCAGAGACCCCGGAGTTACCCAGCAGAGGCCGCTGCGGGAGGGCCAGGACGAGCGGAGCTCCTGGCGGAGCCCCTCAGAGACCCCCGGCCACACTCACCCACCTCTGGCCAGGCCCGCGTCGCGCCGCCTACAACTTCCAGCCTGCCCCACGGGCGCCGTGCAAATCACAGGGCACCGCCTACATCCCCCAGCAGCCCGTGCGGCGCGGCGCAGGCGCGGAGCGCGCGGCCAAGATGGCGCTGCTGCGGCAGGTGTACGGGTCGCTGTTCCGCCGCAGCTCCACCTTCGCGCTGTCGGTCGTGCTCGGCGCGGTGCTCTTCGAACGCGTCTTCGACCAGGGCGCGGACGCGCTTTTCGAGCACCTCAACGAAGGGGTAAGGGCTGTGTAAGGCCCCGCCGGGGTTGCCCGGGCGCGGGCCCAGCGCTGAAGGTCAGGCCGGCCCCGCTGGGCCCCGCCCCGGCGCTCGCTGAGGGTCAGCGCGGCTCGGCCGGGTCCGAGGGGGTTCCGCGGCTGTCGTGGCGCTCGATGGTCGGGGCTTTGGGATGTGCTTGGGCTTTTCTGGCCGCTTGGAAGGGGCGTGCAAGGCAGGGGGGAGCGGGAGGGGTAAAAGGAGCTTATTTTGCCCTGTAGTCCTCCGGCTTGGCCGATCTGCCCCTTGGCGGGGGAAGGGGATAAGGGCTGCTGGCCTCGGGTGTCCCCCGTATGAACCTTGGGTGAAAGGAGTCAAATAGTCCTTAGGTTCCTAAGTACAGCAGTGACGGGATAATGACTGCAGGATACCgagggagaccttagagccaCACTGAGGGCCTACAGAGGCTCCAGGAGATGAGAGGACTTTGAACAAGGACaggagtgccaggacacagggaatggcttccagtgccagagggcagggctggatgggagattgggcaggaattgttccctgggaggctgggcagccctggatccctggcagtgcccaaggccaggttggacactggggcttggagcagcctgggacagtggaaggtgtccctgcacgggcaggggtggcactggatgagctttaagatcccttcccactcaaaccattccatgattccatgaataGGATTGTTCTGTGCATTCCTTATGTGCAGGGGCAGAactgccctctccagcctgggtGAGAATTCAAGGCAGTGTCTCTGGGCCACTAATCCAGAGCAGAACAGGGGAAGGGGAATCTCTACAGCTTCCTCCCTGTTCAGATTAGAAACCAGGAGCCCCCATGtgcatccctgtgtcccccagatCCAGTACAGGGCTCCatcaccacctccccaggcaggatAATTTGCATTTTGGATTGTTATCCCTGCCCCACTGAGAAGCTGCCTAAaaagtgttgattttttttcctctgcttatTCTGCATGCAGAAGCTGTGGAAGCACATCAAACACAAGTATGAGAactgagcagctcagcagcaggagccagcctggggtGGCAACAGGGATGGATTCAGCCTCCTGAAACTGGGAATGGATTCCTGATGGAACAACTCCGAGCCAGATGCTATCAGCCACCTACTGATATGATGTGAAGCCAGATGGACTGAAGGAGTTCTGCTGCTCTACTCGACTTACTGTGTTCAAATAAAACTCCTGGTCCTGTCTCATGTCTGTGTGTTTGTCTCACTCATCCTTTGGCCTTTctgtgcctcctcctcctctggaagGTGGAGAATCTTTATAAACAGCCCTTTTCTTTAGTTCCAAGGCACTGTTAGGAACCACAGCGtcttaaaatgaaagcaattagACAGTTGTAGTTCATCACAACCCTTGGCTTCTGCCTGCAAAGGGTGAGAAGCTGTCTGCTTCTTCTGGTCTGTCCACAGAAAAGGGGCTTGAAAATCATTCACAGCACCTTTTGTAGCTCAGATGTGATGGAAGTTCCTGGCCTGGCCCTTTCAGAGCTacaggtgctgctgccccaACAGAGGAAtgtgctctgcactgctgggcTGAGAATGGGGATCAGCTGTAACTTTCAGAAGTGATGTGGGTCCCTTTCCTAGTTATTCCCGTACCTTCTGGCTCTTCCCATGGCTCGAGGAGCAGAAGTGATGTCAGGTTTGTGTCACACAcctgcctccatcccagctgacccaagggaaggtgctgggaagggagagggatcactcagctccccccagcagctggctcagaggagtcatggaatggtttgaaTTTAAAGATCGTCCAGTTCCTCCCCCTGAACCTTCTCTCACCCTGAGCAGAGtcattcccttctccctgcagagcccagccaaaCACTTCTTTCTACATGGGAAGGGATATTTGGGCACTTCCTGGGTTAATGACTCAGTTAATTGCTCAGCTCTCAGGTCGCTGTAGGGAGATCTGCCTGAGTGActccttctcttcccactttcccagcccagcagccccatGTCTCCCTCAGTCCATTTTCACTaatcaggaggaatttcagcACAGGCCAGCCAGTGCTCACAGCAGCTTTGTTGGGTTTGCAAATGAGTGCCAGGGGGGGAAACGTTTACTCTGAAAACACAATGAGCACGTAAACACTTGTTTCTGGAGCCAAACCCAACTAcagctgtcccagtcccagccgTGCTTTATGGAGATGGTTAAGAGAAAGGTTTAAGCTTTCCTGGGACAATCCCATCTGAGTCAatgccagctccctgtgctctgctgctgttccacaTCAGGCTGAGTAGCTCAGAAAGAGCTGCAGGCTCTGAGCAGCAAGAACCAACGCTGAATACAGGATGAGGGGACAGCATTGCAGtgggcagccaggaggagccGAAGCCATCggtgcagagagcaggagctgcaggagagcgGCGTTATCCAGCAGGGGATTTCCCTGGATACAGCATTTGGGGATGCCTGCCATTGGGAGGTTTGGGCAGCACTGATAGGCAAAGAAAACTCTCCTCAGAGCTCTCAGGGCTTCCCCTCATTTCATAGCAGTGCTgttctgctgcatttctgcttctctgcaaacagccccacagcagctcccatcaCATTCCTGCCCTCTGCACAACACGAGGCACCAAGGTGTGCACCTTACTACCACCCTACTACCACTTTACCACCCCACTGCTCCCGCAGCACTGGGATTGCCCTGCAGCACAACCCACTGCTGATTTTCTCCCTGTGGGGGTGACAGccacaggcactgctgcagtgcAAGAAAATAGAGCATGCTGGGGAGATGGCACTCAGGGCACATTAACCAGTAAATTAACCAAGCAAAGCCTAATTGGATACCAGGAAGTTCATCAATACTGTCTGTAAGGGGCTAAGAAAAACAACTAAGACATCTATATCTTTTATTTGTACCATCTGTTTTCACAGACCTCACTCATAAGGTCTTACTCACCTGGGTCCCTGTGGGTCTGTTGGCAGTGGGAACAGCCTGGGCCTTTCTCCGCCAGGTGCGTCAGGAGGTTTAGGTGGatttcagggaaaggttcttccccagagggtgctggcactgcccaggctccccagggaatgggcacggccccgaggctgccagagctccaggagcctttggacagcgctccagggatgcccagggtgtgATTgtgggggtgtctgtgcagggacaggagtgggACTCAGTGATCCCTgcgggtcccttccaacttgggAAAATCTGTAACTCAAGTTCAGGATAAGGCATGTCCATGGAAGCTGTGCTGTCAGATCTGCCCACACCAaggtgggcagggagggcacaAAGAGCCagtatgaaaataaaactctgaGAATTATAAATAGTACAAAAGGGCAGGaatggctgctgcagcctgtcccATGTATTGGGGGCAGCCACTGGCACACACAGtcagggcagctccctgccaggaaCGGGCAGCACTCCCACAGGGAATGCAGCTCCGTGTCAGCACAGGTGCCAGGTATTGCACACAACATCCATCCCCTGAGCAAAGGGAATGCCGAGGAAACGGAGCCTGCTcccgggcaggggctgggggatggTGCAGGCCCTGCCCCGGGAGCCGCTCAGGAAGGGATCATGCCCTTGCTGCGCTTCCTGTCGGCCATGGCCCGCCGGTTGTGGTTGGCTCTCGTGCTTTTGTTCGCTTCTTTCTTCCTCCGCTCCTGCACCGTCTCCCGGCTCTGCCCGTGGCCCTTGGCATTCCCAACAACGGCAGAGCTGTCGTGCTTGTGCCTGGAGGACACAGAGAAAGGACATCACAACAGgcaccctgcactgctgggggTGAAATCCCGGATTCCCACAAACACCGGGGTGTGAGGGGCTCAGCCTCGGGCCTCGGCTCCTCCCAGGgctcccacagcagcccaggagcagcatcAGCCACACCACCACTGTGTCCTTCCATACACGGAGCCCATCAGCTGAAAACAGCCATGAAACTGCCTCAAAATCCCTGTGGGAGCTCTGGAAGCTGCGCTCTCCAAGATTCTGTCTTGCACAGGGTTCTGCTGcttggagtgacaggacaaggggggaaTGGCTTTATGCTGAAAAAAGGGGAGAGTTAGATTGGGTATTAGGGAGGAATTGTACCCTGGGAGgatgctgaggccctggcacagggtttggagcagcctggtacAGTGAAGGgtgtccctggctgtggcaggggtggaacaagatggtcttaaggtcccttcccacccaaaccactccacgaTTC
This window of the Hirundo rustica isolate bHirRus1 chromosome 17, bHirRus1.pri.v3, whole genome shotgun sequence genome carries:
- the ZMAT5 gene encoding zinc finger matrin-type protein 5, with translation MGKRYFCDYCDRSFQDNLHNRKKHLNGVQHLRAKRVWYDLFRDAAAILQEEQTKKPCRKFLQTGQCDFGSNCRFSHMTEQDLEKLSAQVQGEKRLKELQREGADIPPGAIEDWLDRRAQRLSAAQSNSALPEKPAPFQYPPGWPPVQELPPSLQAPPPGGWPVPPNLQWG
- the LOC120760598 gene encoding cytochrome b-c1 complex subunit 9, yielding MALLRQVYGSLFRRSSTFALSVVLGAVLFERVFDQGADALFEHLNEGKLWKHIKHKYEN